The following are encoded together in the Cololabis saira isolate AMF1-May2022 chromosome 5, fColSai1.1, whole genome shotgun sequence genome:
- the hdhd5 gene encoding haloacid dehalogenase-like hydrolase domain-containing 5 produces the protein MQRVGSLKSCWQLLKLSCEGAAIKANTSSFTSRNYTHGPSSFGLLFDIDGVLVRGRTPIPEAKQCFRDLVDSNGKYKVPVVFVTNAGNCVRQKKAEHLSHLLEVEVSPDQVMLSHSPLRMFTQFHKMRVLVSGQGPVEEVAHNLGFEDVVTIDMLREAYPVLDVVDHNRRPKDSIPPTKGLPCIDAVILFGEPIRWETNLQLIVDVLLTNGNPGNSWNSIQYPHIPVLACNMDLLWMAEAKNPRFGHGMFLVCLESLYKKVTGYDLKYEALIGKPSVVTYNYAELLIRQQAEKLGWTTPVKRLYAIGDNPMADIYGANLYNHYLQASHRTKAQLQAKRSGGAVDTMALDADDTLKMTSAELGGATGAHVSEKDLPEECCSILVCTGVYSRDQQELPSDPAQTVTEQRIFHGHRDFRFEPTLTQPSFVVQDVKDAVELVFQQEGCPLKH, from the exons ATGCAGAGAGTGGGGTCTCTGAAAAGCTGCTGGCAGCTGCTGAAGTTAAGCTGTGAAGGAGCAGCAATAAAAGCAAACACCTCGTCTTTCACCTCAAGGAATTACACTCAT GGCCCCAGCTCCTTCGGCCTCCTCTTCGACATCGATGGGGTGCTGGTACGAGGCAGGACGCCCATCCCCGAGGCCAAACAGTGCTTCAGGGACCTGGTGGACTCCAATGGGAAATACAAGGTTCCTGTTGTGTTTGTCACCAACGCAGGGAACTGCGTGAGGCAGAAGAAAGCTGAGCATCTGTCACACCTGCTGGAGGTCGAG GTGTCTCCAGACCAGGTGATGCTGTCCCACAGTCCTTTGCGAATGTTTACCCAGTTTCACAAAATGCGCGTGCTGGTCTCAGGACAGGGTCCTGTTGAGGAGGTCGCACACAA CCTGGGCTTCGAGGATGTGGTTACTATAGATATGCTCAGAGAGGCATACCCTGTCCTAGATGTTGTGGACCACAACAGAAGACCCAAAGACAGT ATTCCACCGACTAAAGGTTTACCATGCATAGATG CTGTTATCTTATTTGGAGAGCCAATCAGGTGGGAGACAAACCTCCAGCTTATCGTTGATGTACTTCTAACTAACGGAAACCCAGGCAACTCCTGGAACTCAATACAGTATCCCCACATCCCAGTTCTGGCCTGTAACATGGACCTGCTGTGGATGGCGGAGGCAAAGAATCCAAG GTTCGGCCACGGTATGTTCCTGGTGTGCTTGGAGAGCCTGTATAAGAAAGTCACAGGCTATGATCTGAAGTACGAAGCTCTGATCGGTAAACCCAGTGTGGTGACTTATAACTATGCCGAGCTGTTAATAAGACAGCAGGCTGAGAAGCTTGGTTGGACCACACCTGTGAAGAGGCTGTATGCCATAGG TGATAACCCCATGGCTGACATTTACGGCGCCAACCTCTACAATCACTACCTCCAGGCCTCTCATCGTACCAAGGCCCAATTGCAAGCCAAGCGCAGTGGAGGAGCTGTGGATACCATGGCACTAGATGCTGACGACACTCTTAAAATGACATCGGCAGAACTAGGTGGAGCAACGGGTGCACATGTTTCAGAGAAGGACCTGCCTGAGGAGTGCTGCTCCATCCTGGTGTGCACAGGGGTGTACAGCAGAGACCAGCAGGAGCTGCCCTCGGATCCAGCACAAACGGTCACCGAGCAGCGCATCTTCCACGGTCACAGGGACTTCCGCTTTGAGCCCACCCTCACACAGCCGTCCTTCGTGGTGCAGGACGTAAAGGATGCGGTGGAGCTGGTGTTCCAGCAGGAAGGCTGCCCCCTGAAGCACTAA